In Aspergillus nidulans FGSC A4 chromosome II, a single window of DNA contains:
- a CDS encoding alpha/beta hydrolase (transcript_id=CADANIAT00004296): MSISSTSPPYPLHPSVKDLLDPEYVAFYNAHVIDKQQVHLQPVETSRTSGILIPGGGPLVDVGKTVDITIKRRATEGPEILLRAFTPIGEAPEGGWPVMLYFHGGGWVLGNIDTENVVCTNLCSRGGCVVVTVDYRLAPENPWPAAVHDCWESFLWLLSDGPANLNINISKIATGGSSAGGNLAAIITHKALTLSPPVRFLAQLLSVPVMDNTATVSNNESYRRYEFVPALPAAKMLWYRNHYLPNEKDWSHPEASPLFYTGDWSALPRALIMVGELDVLRSEGEQYAEKLKQAEVEVDLQVMKGMPHPFLAMDGVLKEGKRSITLMCDLLKEVFSS, encoded by the exons ATGTCCatctccagcacctcgccTCCATATCCCCTCCACCCTTCCGTCAAAGACCTTTTAGATCCTGAGTACGTCGCATTCTACAACGCCCACGTCATCGACAAGCAACAAGTCCATCTTCAGCCCGTTGAGACCTCGCGCACAAGCGGTATTTTGATTCCGGGTGGCGGACCACTTGTAGATGTTGGCAAGACAGTCGATATCACCATCAAGCGACGCGCTACTGAGGGGCCGGAGATATTGCTGCGGGCATTCACGCCGATTGGGGAGGCGCCCGAGGGAGGATGGCCCGTAATGTTGTACTTCCACGGAGGCGGCTGGGTGCTAGGAAACATTGACACGGAGAATGTGGTCTGCACGAACTTGTGTAGTAGGGGAGGATGCGTGGTCGTTACAGTTGATTATCG TCTCGCACCGGAAAACCCCTGGCCAGCGGCGGTGCATGATTGCTGGGAATCCTTTTTGTGGCTGCTATCGGACGGACCGGCAAACCTAAATATCAACATCAGCAAAATTGCAACGGGGGGTTCATCAGCAGGCGGAAACCTAGCTGCGATCATCACTCACAAGGCGTTAACGTTATCACCTCCGGTCAGgttccttgcgcagctgctcTCCGTGCCAGTCATGGACAACACAGCAACAGTCTCAAATAATGAATCCTACCGACGGTATGAGTTTGTGCCAGCTTTGCCGGCCGCGAAGATGCTATGGTACCGCAACCACTACCTACCCAATGAGAAAGACTGGTCACACCCTGAGGCAAGTCCGCTATTCTACACAGGTGATTGGTCGGCGCTGCCCCGGGCGCTGATCATGGTAGGTGAGCTGGACGTATTACGGAGCGAGGGAGAGCAGTAtgcggagaagttgaagcAGGCTGAGGTTGAAGTCGATTTGCAGGTGATGAAGGGCATGCCACATCCGTTTCTGGCCATGGATGGTGTcctgaaggagggaaagCGGTCAATAACGCTGATGTGTGACCTGCTGAAAGAAGTCTTCTCCAGTTAG